The proteins below come from a single Mycolicibacterium sp. TY81 genomic window:
- the dxs gene encoding 1-deoxy-D-xylulose-5-phosphate synthase: protein MLEQVRGPADLAHLSQPQLTELAAEIREFLVHKVAATGGHLGPNLGVVELTLALHRVFDSPHDPIIFDTGHQAYVHKMLTGRCPDFETLRMKGGLSGYPCRAESEHDWVESSHASTALSYADGLAKAFELSGYRNRHVVAVVGDGALTGGMCWEALNNIAAANRPIVIVVNDNGRSYAPTIGGLADHFAALRLQPGYEKALERGKHALRGVPVVGEFCYQCVHSIKAGIKDALAPQALFTDLGLKYVGPIDGHDEHAVEAALRHARGFNAPVIVHVVTRKGMGYSHAENDEAEQMHSTGIIDPHTGRSTAESVLGWTSVFSEELIKQATKRRDIVAITAAMPGPTGLSAFRQRFPDRFFDVGIAEQHAMTSAAGLAMGGMHPVVAIYSTFLNRAFDQIMMDVALHKLPVTMVLDRAGITGNDGASHNGMWDMSMLGIVPGMQVAAPRDAARLREELGEALAVSDGPTAVRFPKGAVGEDIPAVRRQHGVDILTEPADGLSDDVLLVAVGAFARMALVVADRLRKQGIGVTVVDPRWVLPVPAAIADLARAHKLVVTLEDNGVAGGIGSAVSASLRRAEIDVPCRDVGVPQEFQDHASRSEVLMSIGLTDQDIARQVTGWVAALGSSVDIASQ, encoded by the coding sequence ATGCTTGAACAGGTCCGCGGCCCAGCTGATCTGGCGCACCTGTCGCAGCCTCAGCTGACGGAACTTGCCGCCGAGATCAGGGAATTCCTGGTGCACAAGGTGGCCGCCACCGGCGGGCATCTGGGCCCCAACCTGGGCGTCGTGGAGCTGACGCTCGCCCTGCACCGCGTCTTCGATTCGCCGCACGATCCGATCATCTTCGACACCGGTCACCAGGCCTATGTCCACAAGATGCTGACCGGCCGGTGCCCGGACTTCGAGACCCTGCGCATGAAGGGCGGCCTGTCCGGCTACCCGTGCCGCGCCGAGAGCGAACACGATTGGGTCGAGTCGAGCCACGCCAGCACCGCGCTGTCCTACGCCGACGGCCTGGCCAAGGCCTTCGAACTCTCCGGCTACCGGAACCGGCACGTCGTCGCCGTTGTTGGCGACGGCGCGCTCACCGGCGGTATGTGCTGGGAGGCGCTCAACAACATCGCGGCCGCCAACCGGCCCATCGTCATCGTCGTCAACGACAACGGGCGCAGCTACGCGCCGACCATCGGCGGCCTGGCCGACCACTTCGCGGCACTGCGCCTGCAGCCCGGCTACGAGAAGGCACTGGAGCGGGGCAAGCACGCGCTGCGCGGCGTGCCCGTCGTCGGCGAGTTCTGCTACCAGTGCGTGCACAGCATCAAGGCCGGCATCAAGGACGCGCTGGCACCGCAGGCACTGTTCACCGATCTGGGGCTCAAGTACGTCGGGCCCATCGACGGGCACGACGAGCACGCCGTCGAGGCGGCGCTGCGGCATGCCCGCGGGTTCAACGCGCCGGTGATCGTGCACGTCGTCACCCGCAAGGGCATGGGTTACTCGCACGCGGAGAACGACGAAGCCGAGCAGATGCACTCGACCGGCATCATCGACCCGCACACCGGGCGGTCCACGGCCGAGTCGGTGCTGGGCTGGACGTCGGTGTTCTCCGAGGAGCTGATCAAGCAGGCCACCAAGCGGCGCGACATCGTCGCGATCACCGCGGCCATGCCGGGGCCGACGGGCCTGTCGGCGTTCCGGCAGCGTTTCCCGGACCGGTTCTTCGACGTCGGTATCGCCGAGCAGCACGCGATGACGTCGGCCGCGGGTCTGGCGATGGGCGGCATGCACCCCGTCGTCGCCATCTACTCGACATTCCTGAACCGGGCGTTCGACCAGATCATGATGGACGTGGCGCTGCACAAGCTGCCCGTCACCATGGTTCTCGACCGGGCCGGCATCACCGGCAATGACGGTGCCAGCCACAACGGCATGTGGGACATGTCGATGCTCGGCATCGTGCCCGGCATGCAGGTCGCCGCACCGCGCGATGCCGCCCGGCTGCGTGAGGAACTCGGCGAGGCGCTTGCGGTCTCTGACGGACCCACCGCGGTACGGTTCCCGAAAGGCGCTGTCGGCGAAGATATTCCGGCCGTCCGCCGCCAGCACGGCGTCGACATCCTGACCGAGCCCGCCGACGGCCTGTCCGACGACGTGCTGCTCGTCGCCGTCGGCGCGTTCGCCCGCATGGCGCTCGTGGTCGCCGACCGGTTGCGCAAGCAGGGCATCGGTGTGACGGTCGTCGACCCCCGCTGGGTGCTGCCGGTCCCGGCGGCCATCGCCGACCTGGCCCGGGCCCACAAACTCGTTGTGACGCTTGAGGACAACGGTGTCGCCGGCGGCATCGGCTCTGCGGTGTCGGCGTCGCTGCGTCGCGCCGAGATCGACGTGCCATGCCGCGACGTCGGCGTGCCCCAGGAGTTCCAGGACCACGCCAGCCGCAGCGAGGTGCTGATGTCCATCGGCCTGACCGACCAGGACATCGCCCGCCAGGTCACCGGCTGGGTCGCCGCCCTCGGCAGCTCGGTCGACATCGCCTCCCAGTAG
- the nhaA gene encoding Na+/H+ antiporter NhaA, translated as MTNRNTRRRLLTRGSWPEAQRFTEILRKETVGGILLLLAAGVALVWANSPAAHSYHALSEFAVGPASWHLHLSLSAWAADGLLAVFFFVVGVELKREFVAGDLRDPARAALPIAAAVGGMAAPAAIFVGLNLALGHPENLDGWAVPIATDIAFALAVLAVISTHLPTALRTFLLTLAVVDDLLAIIVIACFYTDHLNPTALALAVIPGGLFVAAVQRGIRHWWLLLPLAVATWALVHASGIHATVAGVLLGFGVPVLGKHASAEAFEHALRPLSAGVAVPVFAFFAAGVSVGGWPGLVDAITHPVTGGVLLGLVFGKAIGVFSTTFLLARFTGAELDEGLGWLDVAGVAMLAGIGFTVSLLIGELAFGTGTATGADAKIGVLAGSVIAGMLAAVVLLSRNAAYRRIHERETADDDGDGVPDIYQP; from the coding sequence ATGACCAACCGCAACACGCGCCGGCGCCTGCTGACCCGGGGCAGCTGGCCCGAAGCCCAGCGGTTCACCGAGATTCTCCGCAAGGAGACCGTCGGCGGCATCCTGCTGTTACTGGCTGCCGGCGTCGCCCTGGTGTGGGCCAATTCGCCTGCCGCGCACAGCTATCACGCACTGTCCGAGTTCGCGGTCGGCCCGGCGTCGTGGCATCTGCACCTGAGCCTCTCGGCCTGGGCGGCCGACGGGCTCCTGGCGGTCTTCTTCTTCGTCGTCGGTGTCGAGCTCAAGCGCGAATTCGTCGCGGGCGACCTGCGCGATCCGGCGCGCGCCGCGCTGCCCATCGCAGCGGCCGTCGGTGGCATGGCGGCACCCGCCGCCATCTTCGTGGGCCTGAACCTGGCGCTCGGGCACCCCGAGAATCTGGACGGCTGGGCGGTGCCGATCGCGACCGACATCGCCTTCGCCCTTGCGGTCCTGGCCGTCATCTCCACACATCTGCCCACCGCGCTGCGCACGTTCCTGCTGACGCTCGCCGTGGTCGACGACCTCCTGGCCATCATCGTCATCGCGTGCTTCTACACCGATCACCTCAATCCCACGGCGCTGGCGCTGGCCGTCATCCCCGGTGGGTTGTTCGTCGCGGCCGTGCAGCGCGGCATCCGGCACTGGTGGCTGCTGCTGCCGCTGGCCGTGGCGACCTGGGCCCTGGTGCACGCGAGCGGCATCCATGCCACGGTGGCCGGCGTGCTGCTCGGGTTCGGGGTACCCGTTCTGGGCAAGCACGCCTCGGCCGAGGCGTTCGAGCACGCGCTGCGGCCGCTGTCCGCCGGGGTGGCGGTGCCGGTCTTCGCGTTTTTCGCGGCGGGCGTCAGCGTCGGTGGCTGGCCCGGCCTGGTGGACGCGATCACCCATCCGGTGACGGGCGGCGTCCTGCTGGGGTTGGTGTTCGGCAAAGCCATCGGTGTGTTCAGCACCACATTCCTGCTGGCGCGATTCACCGGCGCCGAACTCGACGAGGGCCTGGGCTGGCTGGACGTCGCCGGGGTGGCGATGCTGGCCGGGATCGGCTTCACGGTCTCGCTGCTGATCGGTGAGCTGGCGTTCGGTACCGGCACGGCCACCGGCGCCGATGCCAAGATCGGCGTGCTCGCCGGTTCGGTGATCGCCGGGATGCTGGCCGCGGTCGTGCTGCTGTCGCGCAACGCCGCATACCGCCGGATCCACGAACGTGAGACCGCCGACGACGACGGCGACGGTGTGCCGGACATCTATCAGCCTTGA
- a CDS encoding DEAD/DEAH box helicase family protein, which yields MSNFAFIGAAEWPDIQSDCARAESYLASDPRSACIYGRRAIEQLVGLLYDVMDLPLPYKDDLAARINERPFSTQVPPAIVHKLNLIRKAGNAAVHERRAIAPNIALAVLRELHHVTVWAVYHHSAYPKAAPLKLPFDPKLAAKAAPLSRDEVAQLATKFKAQDEAHAKALAEKDELAAAKDAEIAALREQIKAAQAAKQQPDDRDYNEAQTRTEYIDLDLAEAGWTLDQPRDREFEVTGMPSGGMGYVDYVLWGADGLPLAVVEAKRTSKSPHVGQEQAKQYADCLEQMTGRRPIIFYTNGYEHWMWDDAGGYPPRQVQGFFTADELALMISRRTSRKPLLGAEIDSAIVGRHYQIHAIRRVGEEFTAHKREALLVMATGSGKTRTVIALVKQLMEAGWVKRVLFLADRTALVNQAVGAFKEHLPNATTVNLVTEKITDGRVYVSTYPTMLNLINSVDDGLRPFGPGYFDLIVIDEAHRSVYQKYRAIFEWFDSLLVGLTATPKDEVDHNTYRLFNLEDGIPTDAYSLDDAVKEGFLVPAVGISVGTKFLRQGLRYDELTEAQKDEWDSLDWGDNDTPDAMSAEELGRFWFNADTVDKILAQLMSQGHKVAGGDRLGKTIIFAKNQAHAQFIAQRFDIQYPEYAGTFARVITHSTERAQSLIDDFSITDKAPHIAISVDMLDTGIDVPDVVNLVFFKDVRSKSKFWQMIGRGTRLRPNLFGPGQDKENFYVFDCCRNLEFFNQDLPGTQGSLQKSLNQRLFETRLGLVTALDSAVPGTNPPEGHGTESERGLRVDTAWSLHKIVVGMSLDNVLVRPHRRLVEQYAQWPAWSSLTQEAASDVATQLAGLPSSELDNDEQAKRFDLLILRRQLAQLDGDAVAAERIRTKVQDIAEELLTKTSIPSVAAQQALLADICADEWWVDVTLPMLELVRLRVRALVRFLDPAQKTVVYTDFQDELGETTLIDLPNVTPGTNWDRFKAKARAYLRSHLDHITLQRLYRNKPLTPDDLIALERMLLDSGVGDPADIDLAKVEGLGLFVRSLVGLDRAAAIEAFGAYLDGSRFTADQIRFINLIVSELTATGVVAVARLYDSPYTDKAPTGPEEVFTEADVDNIVSILNTVRANAAPEGGVA from the coding sequence ATGAGCAATTTCGCATTCATCGGTGCCGCTGAATGGCCCGACATCCAATCCGACTGCGCCCGCGCCGAGAGCTACCTGGCCTCCGATCCGCGCTCGGCCTGCATCTACGGCCGGCGCGCCATCGAACAACTCGTCGGCCTGCTCTACGACGTGATGGATCTGCCGCTGCCCTACAAGGACGACCTCGCCGCCCGGATCAACGAACGTCCGTTCAGTACCCAGGTGCCGCCGGCAATCGTTCACAAACTCAATCTGATTCGCAAAGCCGGCAATGCGGCGGTGCACGAACGGCGCGCCATCGCACCGAACATCGCGCTCGCGGTCCTGCGGGAGCTCCACCACGTCACGGTGTGGGCCGTCTACCACCACTCGGCCTACCCGAAGGCCGCACCGCTGAAGTTGCCGTTCGATCCGAAGCTCGCGGCCAAGGCTGCTCCCCTCAGCCGTGACGAGGTCGCCCAGCTGGCCACGAAGTTCAAGGCCCAGGACGAAGCTCACGCCAAAGCCCTGGCGGAAAAAGACGAGCTTGCCGCGGCCAAAGACGCCGAGATCGCTGCGCTGCGTGAGCAGATCAAGGCCGCCCAGGCCGCGAAGCAGCAGCCCGACGATCGCGACTACAACGAAGCGCAGACTCGCACCGAGTACATCGACCTCGATCTCGCCGAGGCAGGTTGGACGCTCGACCAACCACGGGACCGCGAGTTCGAAGTCACGGGAATGCCCAGCGGCGGGATGGGTTACGTCGACTATGTGCTGTGGGGTGCTGACGGCCTGCCGCTCGCCGTCGTCGAAGCGAAGCGAACCAGCAAGAGCCCGCACGTCGGCCAGGAACAGGCCAAGCAGTACGCCGACTGCCTAGAGCAGATGACCGGCCGGCGTCCGATCATCTTCTACACGAACGGCTATGAGCACTGGATGTGGGATGACGCCGGCGGCTACCCGCCCCGTCAGGTCCAGGGCTTCTTCACGGCCGACGAACTGGCCCTGATGATTTCGCGACGCACGTCCCGTAAGCCGCTGCTTGGCGCCGAGATCGACTCCGCGATAGTCGGGCGCCATTATCAGATTCACGCGATCCGCCGCGTCGGTGAGGAGTTCACCGCGCACAAGCGCGAGGCGCTGCTGGTGATGGCGACCGGGTCGGGCAAGACCCGCACCGTCATCGCACTGGTCAAGCAGCTGATGGAGGCCGGCTGGGTCAAGCGGGTGCTGTTTCTGGCCGACCGGACGGCGCTGGTCAACCAGGCCGTCGGCGCATTCAAGGAACACCTGCCGAACGCCACCACCGTGAACCTGGTGACCGAGAAGATCACCGACGGCCGGGTGTACGTCAGCACCTACCCCACGATGCTGAACCTGATCAATTCCGTCGACGACGGTCTGCGCCCCTTCGGCCCCGGCTATTTCGACCTGATCGTCATCGACGAGGCACACCGATCGGTCTATCAGAAATACCGCGCCATCTTCGAGTGGTTTGATTCCCTGCTCGTCGGCCTCACCGCCACGCCCAAAGACGAGGTGGACCACAACACCTACCGGCTCTTCAACCTCGAAGACGGCATACCGACAGACGCCTACAGCCTCGACGATGCCGTCAAAGAGGGCTTTCTCGTTCCCGCCGTGGGAATTTCGGTGGGCACCAAATTCCTGCGCCAAGGCCTTCGCTACGACGAGCTGACCGAAGCGCAGAAGGACGAATGGGATTCATTGGATTGGGGTGACAACGACACCCCGGACGCGATGTCCGCAGAAGAGTTGGGGCGCTTCTGGTTCAACGCCGACACCGTGGACAAGATCCTGGCGCAGCTGATGTCACAGGGGCACAAAGTCGCCGGCGGCGACCGACTCGGCAAAACGATCATCTTCGCCAAAAACCAGGCCCACGCACAGTTCATCGCCCAACGGTTCGACATCCAATATCCCGAGTACGCGGGCACATTCGCACGCGTCATCACCCACAGCACCGAACGTGCGCAGAGCCTCATCGACGACTTCTCGATCACCGACAAGGCGCCCCACATCGCCATCTCCGTGGACATGCTGGACACCGGCATCGATGTACCGGACGTGGTGAATCTGGTGTTCTTCAAAGACGTCCGATCCAAGAGCAAGTTCTGGCAGATGATCGGCCGCGGAACTCGCTTGCGTCCCAACCTGTTCGGGCCCGGACAGGACAAGGAGAACTTCTACGTCTTCGACTGCTGCAGAAACCTGGAGTTCTTCAATCAAGACCTGCCCGGTACGCAGGGCTCGCTACAGAAATCGCTGAACCAGCGACTCTTCGAAACCCGCCTCGGGCTGGTGACTGCGCTGGATTCCGCTGTTCCCGGGACGAATCCGCCTGAGGGTCATGGCACGGAATCTGAACGCGGCCTTCGCGTCGATACCGCATGGAGCCTGCACAAGATCGTCGTCGGCATGAGCCTTGACAACGTGTTGGTCCGGCCCCACCGCCGACTCGTCGAACAGTACGCGCAATGGCCGGCGTGGTCGTCGTTGACGCAAGAGGCTGCGAGCGACGTCGCCACCCAACTCGCCGGCCTGCCTTCCTCGGAACTGGACAACGACGAGCAGGCCAAGCGGTTCGACCTGCTGATCCTGCGCCGCCAACTGGCGCAACTCGACGGTGATGCTGTTGCCGCTGAACGGATCCGGACAAAAGTTCAGGACATCGCCGAGGAACTGCTCACCAAGACCTCGATCCCGTCGGTGGCCGCGCAACAGGCTCTCCTTGCCGACATCTGCGCCGACGAGTGGTGGGTCGACGTCACCTTGCCCATGCTCGAACTCGTCCGACTGCGGGTGCGGGCGCTGGTCCGCTTCCTGGACCCCGCTCAAAAGACTGTTGTATACACCGACTTTCAGGACGAACTCGGTGAGACGACATTGATCGATCTGCCCAACGTCACGCCAGGGACCAACTGGGACCGGTTCAAAGCGAAAGCACGGGCGTACCTCAGGTCCCATCTCGACCACATCACGCTGCAACGCCTGTACCGCAACAAGCCGCTGACGCCCGACGACCTGATCGCTCTGGAGCGCATGCTGCTCGACAGCGGCGTGGGCGATCCGGCCGACATCGACTTGGCGAAAGTAGAGGGCCTCGGACTGTTCGTGAGGTCGCTCGTCGGTCTGGATCGTGCCGCAGCGATAGAAGCGTTCGGGGCGTACCTCGACGGATCGCGCTTCACTGCGGACCAGATTCGGTTCATCAATCTCATCGTCAGCGAGCTGACGGCAACGGGCGTCGTCGCCGTCGCGCGACTCTACGATTCCCCCTACACCGACAAAGCGCCGACCGGCCCTGAAGAGGTGTTTACGGAAGCTGATGTCGACAACATCGTGTCGATACTGAACACCGTGCGAGCCAACGCAGCGCCCGAGGGTGGCGTCGCCTAG
- a CDS encoding class I SAM-dependent RNA methyltransferase yields MSEVTLTVGPPANGGSCVARHDGRVIFVRHALPGEVVRAEVTSERGSYWHADAVEVLEPSPDRVASLCAIAGAQGSGCCDLAFVDPAAARRLKGEVVANQLARLGGYEAGDLVAEEVGTVGPTGWRTRVRLEVGADGRAGFHRYHSDELVTDLSCAQVPAGMLDDLPLQPPGAHLHVVLDDAGHRHVVRSVPHAKKGAGKNAKRGLTEVVSGEYEAVQRVGDREWRVPVTAFWQSHRDAATTYSALVAEWAELSEGQTAWDLYGGAGVFAAALAGAVGESGHVLTVDTSRGSARAARAALGDLGSVEVLTDSVRRALGTQRVAADVAVLDPPRTGAGHEVIDQLAAAGVPRVIHIGCEAASFARDIGLYRGHGYEVANLRVFDSFPLTHHVECVALLTR; encoded by the coding sequence GTGAGTGAAGTAACACTGACCGTGGGCCCGCCGGCCAACGGTGGCAGCTGCGTCGCGCGCCACGACGGCCGCGTGATCTTCGTCCGCCATGCCCTGCCGGGCGAGGTGGTGCGCGCCGAGGTGACATCCGAGCGCGGGTCGTACTGGCACGCCGACGCTGTCGAGGTGCTCGAGCCTTCGCCCGACCGGGTGGCATCACTGTGCGCGATCGCCGGTGCACAGGGATCCGGTTGCTGCGACCTGGCTTTCGTCGATCCCGCCGCGGCGCGGCGGCTCAAGGGCGAGGTGGTGGCCAATCAGCTGGCGCGCCTGGGCGGCTATGAGGCGGGCGACCTCGTCGCCGAAGAGGTCGGCACCGTCGGCCCGACCGGGTGGCGTACCCGGGTGCGTCTGGAGGTCGGCGCGGACGGCCGCGCCGGGTTCCACCGGTATCACAGCGACGAACTGGTGACCGACCTGTCGTGTGCCCAGGTGCCGGCCGGGATGTTGGACGATCTGCCGTTGCAACCGCCCGGCGCGCACCTGCATGTCGTGCTGGACGACGCCGGACACCGGCACGTCGTGCGGTCCGTTCCGCACGCCAAGAAGGGCGCGGGCAAGAACGCCAAACGCGGCCTGACCGAGGTGGTCTCGGGCGAGTACGAGGCCGTGCAGCGCGTCGGCGATCGGGAATGGCGCGTGCCCGTGACGGCGTTCTGGCAGTCCCATCGTGATGCCGCCACCACCTACAGTGCGCTGGTCGCCGAGTGGGCGGAGCTGTCCGAGGGGCAGACGGCATGGGATTTGTACGGCGGCGCAGGCGTTTTCGCGGCGGCACTGGCCGGCGCGGTGGGGGAGTCGGGTCACGTGCTGACGGTCGACACGTCGCGCGGATCGGCGCGCGCCGCCCGGGCCGCGCTGGGCGACCTGGGCAGCGTCGAGGTGCTGACCGATTCGGTGCGCCGGGCGCTGGGCACCCAGCGGGTGGCGGCCGACGTCGCGGTGCTGGACCCGCCCCGGACCGGCGCCGGGCACGAGGTCATCGATCAGCTGGCCGCTGCAGGGGTGCCCCGCGTGATCCACATCGGTTGTGAGGCAGCCTCTTTCGCGCGCGACATCGGTCTCTACCGTGGACACGGTTACGAGGTGGCGAACCTGCGGGTTTTCGACTCGTTCCCGCTGACGCACCACGTCGAGTGTGTGGCGCTGCTGACCCGCTAG
- a CDS encoding SRPBCC family protein — translation MATVDVSVECVIARPRGVVAAYAAEPDNAPQWYVNIRSARWVTARPLAVGSQFTFTASFLRRTLTYTYEVVELVPDRRLVMRTAEGPFPMETVYEWTDVDAQTTRMRLRNRGAPSGFSRLVAPLMAPAMKRATTNDLKRLKTILESEVT, via the coding sequence ATGGCCACCGTGGATGTGTCTGTGGAATGCGTCATTGCGCGACCCCGCGGTGTCGTGGCCGCCTACGCCGCCGAACCCGACAACGCCCCGCAGTGGTACGTCAACATCCGGTCCGCGCGCTGGGTCACCGCCCGACCGTTGGCGGTCGGGTCGCAATTCACCTTCACCGCCTCGTTTCTGCGCCGGACGTTGACGTACACCTACGAGGTCGTGGAGTTGGTTCCCGACCGCCGTCTCGTCATGCGTACCGCCGAAGGCCCGTTTCCGATGGAAACCGTCTACGAGTGGACCGATGTCGACGCGCAGACCACGCGGATGCGGCTGCGCAATCGCGGTGCGCCGAGCGGTTTCTCGCGCCTCGTCGCGCCGCTGATGGCTCCGGCGATGAAGCGCGCCACCACCAATGACCTCAAGCGGTTGAAGACCATCCTCGAATCTGAGGTCACGTAG